One region of Chlorobiota bacterium genomic DNA includes:
- a CDS encoding TonB-dependent receptor, with translation MKSTHLPFYLLIAAIALLAGNATAQQASVNGIINGRVVNDATGEPIIGGSVAVQGTRLGAYTNVNGYYTIRNVPAGTYTLKVTSVGYATKSIEQVKVDGGRTIQQDIALSVKTLLKDEVVVVARADRQSESAALIERRRSATVSDAISADQISKAPASDAGDAMKRVTGVSVVGKKYVVVRGLTERYSATQLNGVNLPSPEPEKKVVPFDLFPAGLISRLTTIKTFTPDNPGDFAGGLVQINTKDYPESFLLNASVGTGINSQTHGANAIGYSGGGTDFFGIDDGTRQLPGNIAPGRRQTAAEQADLLSQFTNNVWTPRSETLPINQSYSISIGNQFDVGFPLGFLASGSLANSSNYRVEEQRYPLLSQTNGEQDLRYDYDVQHAERSSLWGGLVSLGAQFMPEHKVSIRGVYNHSTDDETRNAEGLYNQSTAGIIRNQRLRFLERALWSGQIAGEHYFPALFESKIDWRAAISQANRYEPDNRSTTYFREDDGSYRFANNFGSNNGRFFSDLNDDESNIGLDWSIPFTGWDQGKAKVKLGGLVRLRDRQFSARRFTFITTTSNDAILTQAPEQLFTPENVRNGFMVFNDDTQPNDNYNADEKINAGYVMIDLPLTTGLRFIGGARYESWDLNLLPFNIETHQQNTSLAVDLNQTDLLPSANLIYQLSDQMNLRGAFSQTLARPEFRELAPFRFDDYRQSTYGNPSLVRTQITNYDLRWEWFPRGNEVIAASFFYKDFKNPIEQFYLIGGSDIAVEPANATMAVSYGAEIEFRKGLDELLPELEGFGLGMNLTLVQSEVTFGENDFVSIFDGVGINPYSSQTLTNRTRPLQGQSPYVINATLGYENSSWGTGVTLLYNVFGKRLVVVGTNGIPDTYEQPQNTLDLTIAQKLPAGLQLKLSAKNLLDSETLYQQEFRSGSTINSERYLSGRSISISLGFNFHQFDEEREQPLVSGHE, from the coding sequence ATGAAATCAACACATCTGCCTTTCTACCTTCTGATTGCTGCAATCGCATTGCTTGCGGGGAATGCCACAGCACAACAAGCATCGGTCAATGGGATCATTAATGGCCGGGTAGTGAATGACGCAACCGGCGAGCCAATTATCGGCGGTTCGGTCGCGGTTCAGGGAACGCGGCTTGGCGCGTACACCAACGTCAACGGCTATTACACCATCCGGAATGTTCCGGCAGGGACATACACCTTAAAAGTGACCAGTGTGGGATATGCCACCAAAAGCATTGAGCAGGTGAAGGTAGATGGCGGGCGCACAATCCAGCAGGATATTGCACTCTCGGTCAAGACGTTGCTGAAGGATGAAGTGGTGGTGGTTGCCCGTGCCGACCGTCAATCGGAAAGTGCCGCGCTGATTGAGCGAAGACGCTCGGCTACGGTCAGCGATGCGATCAGTGCCGACCAGATCAGCAAGGCACCCGCAAGCGATGCAGGGGATGCCATGAAACGGGTCACCGGAGTCTCGGTGGTTGGCAAGAAATATGTTGTGGTTCGCGGCCTAACCGAACGCTACAGCGCAACGCAGTTGAACGGTGTGAACCTTCCAAGCCCCGAACCGGAAAAGAAGGTTGTGCCATTTGACTTGTTTCCCGCAGGGCTTATCAGCCGCTTGACCACCATCAAGACGTTCACCCCCGACAACCCTGGCGATTTTGCTGGCGGGTTGGTGCAAATCAACACCAAAGATTACCCCGAATCGTTCCTGCTTAACGCCTCGGTTGGCACAGGCATTAACAGCCAAACACATGGTGCCAACGCTATCGGCTATTCCGGTGGCGGAACCGATTTTTTTGGCATTGATGACGGCACGCGCCAGCTGCCGGGCAACATTGCCCCAGGCCGCCGCCAAACCGCTGCCGAACAAGCCGATCTGCTTTCGCAATTCACCAACAACGTCTGGACTCCACGATCGGAAACTCTCCCCATCAACCAATCCTACAGCATCTCAATTGGCAACCAATTCGACGTTGGGTTCCCGTTGGGCTTTCTTGCTTCCGGTTCGCTGGCAAACAGTTCCAACTACCGCGTGGAGGAGCAACGCTACCCACTGCTTAGCCAAACCAACGGGGAGCAGGATCTACGCTATGATTACGACGTTCAACACGCCGAGCGTTCTTCACTTTGGGGAGGATTGGTGAGTTTGGGCGCGCAGTTTATGCCCGAGCATAAAGTCAGCATTCGTGGGGTCTATAACCACAGCACGGACGATGAGACGCGGAATGCCGAGGGGTTATATAACCAAAGCACCGCCGGCATTATCCGCAATCAACGCCTCCGTTTTTTGGAGCGGGCGTTATGGAGCGGGCAGATTGCTGGCGAGCATTACTTCCCAGCACTTTTCGAATCAAAAATTGATTGGCGGGCAGCAATCAGCCAAGCCAATCGTTACGAGCCTGACAACCGTTCCACCACATACTTCCGTGAAGATGATGGCAGCTACCGTTTTGCCAACAACTTCGGCAGCAACAACGGGCGATTTTTCAGCGACCTGAACGACGACGAATCGAACATTGGCCTTGATTGGAGCATCCCGTTCACGGGGTGGGATCAAGGAAAAGCGAAGGTGAAACTTGGGGGACTGGTCCGCTTGCGCGATCGCCAGTTCAGCGCGCGCCGATTTACCTTCATCACCACCACCAGCAACGATGCGATCTTGACCCAAGCCCCCGAGCAGTTGTTCACGCCGGAGAACGTCCGCAACGGCTTCATGGTCTTTAATGACGACACCCAGCCGAACGACAACTACAACGCCGACGAGAAGATCAACGCTGGATATGTGATGATTGATCTACCGCTCACCACCGGATTGCGGTTTATCGGCGGCGCACGGTATGAGTCCTGGGATCTGAATCTGCTTCCCTTCAACATCGAGACCCATCAGCAAAACACCTCGCTTGCTGTGGATCTCAATCAAACGGATCTGCTGCCATCGGCCAACCTGATTTATCAACTCAGCGACCAAATGAATCTGCGCGGTGCGTTCAGCCAAACGCTGGCACGGCCCGAGTTCCGCGAGCTTGCCCCGTTCCGTTTTGACGATTACCGCCAAAGCACCTACGGCAATCCTTCCCTTGTTCGCACACAGATCACCAACTACGACCTCCGCTGGGAGTGGTTCCCACGTGGCAACGAAGTGATTGCTGCCAGCTTCTTCTACAAAGATTTCAAGAATCCGATAGAGCAGTTCTACCTTATCGGCGGATCGGACATCGCGGTGGAGCCGGCCAACGCAACGATGGCGGTGAGCTACGGAGCCGAGATCGAGTTCCGCAAAGGGCTAGACGAACTGCTGCCGGAGCTTGAGGGCTTTGGCTTGGGGATGAACCTCACTCTGGTCCAGAGCGAAGTCACCTTTGGGGAGAACGACTTCGTCTCCATCTTCGACGGTGTTGGCATCAACCCTTATTCCTCGCAAACGCTCACCAACCGAACCCGCCCTTTGCAGGGGCAATCTCCCTACGTGATTAACGCCACGCTTGGCTACGAAAACAGCAGCTGGGGAACTGGGGTGACACTGCTGTACAATGTGTTTGGGAAACGCCTTGTCGTGGTGGGAACCAACGGCATCCCCGACACCTACGAGCAACCGCAAAACACTCTGGACCTCACCATCGCCCAAAAACTTCCTGCTGGGCTGCAGCTGAAGCTCAGTGCCAAGAACCTTCTGGACAGCGAAACCTTGTACCAGCAGGAGTTCCGCAGTGGCTCGACGATCAATTCGGAGCGATACCTGAGCGGGCGTTCCATCTCCATCAGCCTAGGTTTCAACTTCCATCAATTCGATGAAGAACGTGAGCAGCCGTTGGTCTCTGGCCATGAATAG
- a CDS encoding efflux RND transporter periplasmic adaptor subunit — protein sequence MTKLTKRIIIGTVVLAGVAALAIPKIISLKKEEAAIASAGASGGQKGGGQAVSVKGFVVSQQNLDGGMMVPGTIIANESVELRSEVSGRVVGLNFSEGRLVGKGALLVKINDQELQAQLKQATYRQELLAAKERRQRQLLQKEAVSQAEYDVAASELNTATAELELIRAQIARTELRAPFAGRIGLRAISDGSYISPSTPIATLYSVDPIKVEFAVPEHYAGLMEPGTEVSFTIQGNDQRFRARVFASEPMIDPTTRTLLVRAQAPNADGEVQPGAFAQVSLPVGSSAAALLVPAEAVIPEANGQKVFIAKDGKAVPKPIKAGVRTDAMVQVLEGVQPGDTVITSGVLSVRPGSGLRFTQVTSGAQGGQP from the coding sequence ATGACCAAACTGACGAAACGAATCATCATCGGCACCGTGGTGCTGGCTGGCGTTGCTGCTTTAGCTATCCCCAAAATCATCTCCCTGAAAAAAGAAGAAGCAGCAATCGCTTCGGCGGGGGCTTCGGGGGGGCAGAAAGGGGGCGGGCAAGCCGTGAGTGTGAAAGGCTTTGTGGTTTCCCAGCAGAATCTTGATGGGGGGATGATGGTCCCGGGAACGATCATCGCGAACGAGTCGGTGGAGCTTCGCAGCGAGGTGTCGGGGCGGGTGGTGGGCCTGAATTTTAGCGAGGGAAGGCTCGTGGGCAAAGGGGCGCTGCTGGTGAAAATCAACGACCAAGAATTGCAGGCCCAGCTGAAGCAAGCCACCTACCGCCAGGAACTGCTGGCCGCCAAAGAACGCCGCCAACGCCAGCTTCTGCAAAAGGAAGCCGTCAGCCAAGCGGAGTATGACGTGGCCGCAAGCGAGCTAAACACCGCCACTGCCGAGCTTGAGCTGATCCGCGCCCAAATTGCCCGCACCGAGCTGCGTGCACCGTTTGCCGGGCGCATCGGCTTGCGCGCCATCAGCGATGGAAGCTATATCTCCCCTTCCACCCCAATCGCAACCTTGTACAGCGTTGACCCCATTAAAGTGGAGTTTGCCGTCCCCGAGCATTATGCGGGGCTGATGGAACCCGGGACCGAAGTCTCGTTCACGATTCAGGGGAACGACCAGCGGTTCCGCGCGCGGGTGTTTGCTTCCGAGCCGATGATTGACCCAACCACCCGAACATTGCTGGTGCGGGCCCAGGCTCCAAACGCCGATGGCGAAGTTCAGCCCGGGGCTTTTGCGCAGGTTTCCCTTCCTGTTGGAAGCAGTGCGGCGGCGTTGCTGGTCCCTGCCGAGGCGGTGATCCCAGAAGCCAACGGGCAGAAGGTCTTCATCGCCAAAGATGGGAAAGCGGTTCCCAAACCGATTAAAGCCGGCGTCCGCACCGATGCGATGGTGCAGGTGCTGGAGGGGGTGCAGCCCGGCGACACCGTCATCACCAGCGGTGTGCTGTCGGTTCGGCCTGGTTCGGGGCTTCGGTTCACCCAGGTCACCAGCGGAGCGCAAGGGGGGCAGCCATGA
- a CDS encoding efflux RND transporter permease subunit yields MSLSTVSIRRPVLSIVLSIIIVLFGVIGFFQLGVREYPAVDPPIVTVTTSYAGANADVIESQITEPLEASINGISGVRAITSTSRDSRSQITVEFTIDQDLEAAANDVRDRVSRAVRNLPPDADPPTVAKADADANPILFITIESATRDPLDINGIVNNVFKEQLQTVPGVSEINIWGEKKYAMRISLDPARLAAYGLTPQDIRAAIAAENVELPSGKVEGNSVELSVRTQGRIETPAQFNNLILRSAKGRNVRLRDVGYAELTAENIRTSLRRNGTPLVGLAIFPQPGANNVAIADEVYKRLEHIKADIPDDIKIDIGFDTTVYIRQSITEVVETIGIAFVLVACIIFLFLRDWRTTIIPVLAIPVSLIGTFFIMSVAGFSINVLTMLGIVLAIGLVVDDAIVVLENIYAKIEQGMPPMQAGIAGAKEIFLAVIATTVSLAAVFMPLLFLEGLTGRLFTEFGVVVAGSVIISAFVALTLTPMLSTRIIKSGAHNRFYRATEPFFQKLTTGYRNSLETFMRHRWLAVPIILAIAAITWWLGSGLKSELAPLEDRSRMRITALAQEGATYTYMEGYMKELEQLIADSIPERSAAITVTSPGFIGSNNMGFVNLILQPPDQRQRTQQQIADLLARTLPMLSGARAFAAQEATIGDRRSGLPVQFVIQASTLQKLREALPKFLEEARKNPAFRFVDVNLKFNKPELRIEINREKARTLGVSVMDVAQTLQLALSEQRIGYFIKEGKQYQVIGQLTPESRMRPLDLRSLGVRASNGELVQLDNVVTMTEQSNPPQLFRYNRYVSATVSADPAPGKTIADGIKAMQAIAARTLDPSFSTDLAGSSRDFADSSSTILFAFLLALVLVYLTLAAQFESFRDPFIILLTVPLALAGAVISLWYFGQTLNIFSQIGIIMLVGLVTKNGILIVEFANQRKEDGLKVMEAIIDASTARFRPILMTSFSTILGTLPIALALGGGAESRVSMGIAVVGGLIFSSFLTLYVIPAIYSYLTRKHVQLHLRDDATPDDATPNGPTPPQNGVSTLPRPVLAARQGGGYDA; encoded by the coding sequence ATGAGTCTTTCCACCGTCAGCATCCGCCGCCCGGTGCTTTCCATTGTTCTTTCCATCATCATCGTTCTGTTTGGTGTTATCGGGTTCTTCCAGCTTGGCGTTCGGGAGTATCCGGCGGTGGATCCGCCAATCGTCACCGTCACCACCAGCTACGCCGGGGCCAATGCCGATGTGATCGAATCGCAGATCACCGAGCCGTTGGAAGCCTCCATCAACGGTATCTCCGGCGTGCGGGCCATCACCTCCACCAGCCGCGACAGCCGCAGCCAGATCACCGTGGAGTTTACCATTGACCAGGACCTTGAGGCCGCCGCAAACGATGTCCGCGACCGTGTCTCGCGTGCGGTGCGGAACCTTCCCCCCGATGCGGACCCCCCCACCGTTGCCAAAGCCGATGCCGACGCAAACCCAATCCTGTTTATCACCATCGAGAGCGCGACCCGCGACCCGTTGGACATCAACGGCATCGTCAACAATGTTTTCAAGGAGCAGTTGCAAACTGTTCCCGGGGTTAGCGAGATCAATATCTGGGGGGAGAAGAAATATGCCATGCGTATCTCGCTCGACCCCGCGCGGCTTGCTGCCTACGGCCTTACCCCGCAGGACATTCGCGCAGCGATTGCTGCCGAAAACGTGGAGCTTCCCAGCGGAAAGGTGGAAGGGAACAGCGTTGAACTTTCGGTGCGGACGCAAGGGCGGATTGAAACGCCGGCGCAGTTCAATAACCTGATTCTCCGCTCGGCCAAAGGAAGGAACGTGCGGCTGCGCGATGTTGGATATGCCGAGCTTACTGCCGAGAATATCCGCACCAGTTTGCGCCGCAACGGGACCCCGTTGGTGGGGCTGGCAATCTTCCCGCAACCGGGGGCCAACAACGTGGCCATTGCCGATGAGGTCTATAAGCGATTGGAGCATATCAAGGCTGATATCCCCGATGATATCAAGATTGACATCGGGTTCGACACCACCGTCTATATCCGCCAATCTATCACCGAAGTGGTGGAGACCATCGGCATTGCGTTTGTGTTGGTGGCCTGCATCATCTTCCTGTTTTTGCGCGATTGGCGGACCACGATTATCCCCGTGCTGGCAATCCCGGTTTCGCTTATCGGAACGTTCTTCATCATGTCGGTTGCTGGGTTCTCCATCAATGTTCTGACGATGCTGGGAATCGTGCTGGCGATTGGCCTTGTGGTGGACGATGCCATTGTGGTGCTGGAAAATATCTACGCCAAAATTGAGCAAGGAATGCCCCCGATGCAGGCAGGAATTGCCGGGGCCAAGGAGATTTTCCTTGCGGTGATTGCCACCACGGTCTCCCTTGCGGCGGTGTTCATGCCGCTCCTGTTTTTGGAAGGGCTTACCGGGCGGTTGTTCACCGAGTTCGGCGTGGTGGTTGCTGGGTCGGTGATTATCAGCGCGTTTGTTGCGCTAACGCTGACCCCGATGCTGAGCACGCGGATCATCAAGTCCGGGGCGCACAACCGATTCTACCGCGCAACCGAACCGTTCTTCCAGAAGCTGACCACCGGCTACCGCAACAGCCTTGAGACCTTCATGCGCCACCGCTGGCTTGCGGTCCCAATCATCCTTGCCATTGCCGCGATCACGTGGTGGCTGGGAAGCGGGTTGAAATCGGAGCTTGCCCCGCTTGAGGACCGCAGCCGAATGAGGATTACGGCCCTTGCTCAGGAAGGGGCAACCTACACCTACATGGAAGGCTACATGAAGGAGTTGGAGCAACTGATTGCCGACAGCATCCCCGAACGCTCGGCGGCAATCACCGTCACCTCACCCGGGTTTATCGGGTCGAACAACATGGGGTTTGTCAACTTGATCCTGCAACCCCCGGACCAGCGCCAGCGCACCCAGCAACAAATCGCCGACCTTTTGGCGCGCACCCTTCCGATGCTGAGCGGCGCGCGGGCGTTCGCCGCGCAAGAAGCAACCATTGGCGACCGTAGGTCTGGGTTGCCGGTCCAGTTTGTGATCCAGGCATCAACGCTTCAGAAGCTGCGCGAAGCGTTGCCCAAATTTTTGGAGGAAGCCCGCAAGAACCCCGCCTTCCGCTTTGTGGATGTTAATCTAAAATTCAACAAGCCGGAGCTGCGGATCGAGATCAACCGCGAGAAAGCCCGGACGCTGGGCGTCTCGGTGATGGACGTTGCGCAGACCTTGCAGCTGGCCTTAAGCGAGCAGCGGATTGGATACTTCATCAAGGAAGGAAAACAGTACCAGGTGATTGGCCAGCTTACGCCAGAAAGCCGGATGAGGCCGCTGGACCTTCGCTCGCTTGGCGTGCGCGCCAGCAACGGCGAGCTTGTTCAGCTTGACAATGTGGTGACGATGACCGAGCAAAGCAACCCGCCGCAGCTGTTCCGCTACAACCGCTACGTTTCGGCAACGGTTTCGGCGGACCCTGCGCCCGGGAAAACCATTGCCGATGGGATCAAGGCAATGCAGGCGATTGCCGCACGCACGCTGGACCCTTCCTTCAGCACGGACCTTGCCGGAAGCAGCCGCGACTTTGCCGACAGCTCGTCCACCATCCTGTTTGCGTTTCTGCTGGCGTTGGTGTTGGTGTATCTAACATTGGCCGCGCAGTTCGAGAGTTTCCGCGACCCGTTCATCATTCTGCTGACGGTTCCGTTGGCGCTGGCCGGGGCGGTGATCTCGCTGTGGTACTTCGGCCAAACGCTGAACATCTTCAGCCAAATTGGGATCATCATGCTGGTGGGATTGGTGACAAAAAACGGCATTCTGATTGTGGAGTTCGCCAACCAGCGGAAGGAGGATGGGCTGAAGGTGATGGAGGCGATTATTGACGCATCCACGGCGCGGTTCCGCCCAATCTTGATGACCAGTTTCTCCACCATTCTTGGCACGCTCCCCATTGCCCTTGCGCTTGGCGGCGGTGCCGAAAGCCGTGTCTCGATGGGGATTGCCGTTGTTGGCGGGCTGATCTTCAGCAGTTTCCTGACGCTGTACGTTATCCCGGCAATCTATTCCTATTTAACCCGCAAACACGTTCAACTTCACCTGCGCGACGACGCAACGCCCGACGACGCAACGCCCAACGGCCCCACTCCACCACAGAATGGAGTTTCCACGCTTCCCCGCCCGGTGCTTGCAGCCCGGCAAGGAGGGGGCTACGATGCGTAA
- a CDS encoding TolC family protein, with amino-acid sequence MRKPWSLIAAVAAIATGLCAMPATVRSQEILTLEQAQQLARQNNAAIRLAESDVAIAQNNATRGNAGFLPSVDATAGYGGSVTNTDQEYRTGEVVRRSGATATNYNAGVGVSWTAFDGFRMFNTYQQLQKREELANAGLESVAEDLAWRVAVAWYDVQRQQQQLRVLRQSVAMSEERLRLVEMKYEVGENSKRELLPAKVDLNSDRSAALRQEAMLRNAKAALNLLLARDPAADFSVPDTVVLDESFDENLLRQEALANNRRLRSAQIARQLAGLGMDQARAGYYPRLGLSLGYNIAGSSAEASFISSSTTNGLTYGATASLNLFDGFNTSRQTENAQIAIEAAEVEYQDAERAVASQLAQAFTTWRSRLELVKLERENVGIAEQSLEIAQERFNVGTVIALELRQAQTSVTEARWRLLAAQYDAYLSQVDLLRLSGRLK; translated from the coding sequence ATGCGTAAACCCTGGAGCTTGATTGCTGCGGTGGCGGCCATTGCTACCGGCCTGTGCGCCATGCCAGCCACGGTGCGTTCGCAAGAAATCTTGACGCTGGAGCAAGCGCAGCAGCTTGCCCGCCAGAACAACGCCGCAATCCGCCTTGCCGAATCCGACGTGGCGATTGCCCAAAACAATGCCACCCGTGGCAACGCCGGATTCCTGCCAAGCGTTGATGCCACCGCCGGCTATGGCGGAAGCGTCACCAACACGGACCAGGAGTACCGCACCGGGGAAGTGGTGCGCCGCAGCGGGGCAACCGCCACCAACTACAACGCCGGCGTTGGGGTAAGCTGGACCGCGTTCGATGGCTTCCGAATGTTCAACACCTACCAGCAGCTGCAGAAGCGGGAGGAGCTTGCCAACGCCGGATTGGAATCGGTGGCCGAGGACCTTGCGTGGCGGGTGGCGGTGGCCTGGTACGACGTCCAACGCCAGCAGCAGCAGTTGCGGGTGCTGCGCCAGTCGGTTGCCATGTCCGAAGAACGATTGCGGTTGGTGGAGATGAAGTATGAGGTTGGCGAGAACTCCAAACGTGAGCTTCTTCCGGCAAAGGTTGATTTGAACAGCGACCGCTCGGCAGCCTTGCGCCAGGAGGCGATGCTGCGGAACGCGAAAGCCGCGCTGAACCTTCTGCTTGCCCGCGATCCCGCCGCCGATTTCTCCGTTCCCGACACCGTTGTTCTGGATGAATCGTTTGATGAGAACCTGCTTCGCCAGGAAGCACTGGCCAACAACCGCCGCTTGCGTTCGGCGCAGATTGCCCGCCAGCTTGCGGGTTTGGGAATGGACCAAGCCCGCGCCGGCTACTACCCCCGATTGGGGCTAAGCCTGGGATACAACATTGCCGGAAGCAGTGCCGAAGCCAGCTTCATCAGCAGCAGCACCACCAACGGGCTAACCTACGGCGCAACCGCATCGCTGAACCTGTTCGACGGGTTCAACACCAGCCGCCAAACGGAGAACGCGCAGATTGCAATCGAGGCAGCGGAGGTGGAGTATCAGGATGCCGAGCGTGCGGTGGCTTCCCAGCTGGCGCAGGCATTCACCACGTGGCGCAGCCGGTTGGAGTTGGTGAAGTTGGAGCGCGAAAACGTGGGGATTGCGGAACAGAGTTTGGAGATTGCCCAGGAGCGATTCAACGTTGGGACGGTGATCGCGCTGGAGCTACGCCAGGCGCAAACCTCCGTAACCGAAGCCCGCTGGCGCCTGCTTGCCGCGCAGTATGATGCCTACCTAAGCCAAGTGGACCTGCTGCGATTAAGCGGGCGGTTGAAGTAG
- a CDS encoding ABC transporter ATP-binding protein yields MAISGSNITFRYGRRFGIQRATIAASNGQLVGLIGGNGSGKTTLLKLLCGILPPQEGSILLDGQPLQSYTPTERARRIAWVPQSYAPAFGYTVEQLVMLGRLPHRSLAIGFESQADIAATEEAIALMDLQSLRHEPITQLSGGELQRALVAKSLAQGCGTLLLDEPNAHLDIARQVSVMTTLRQRATANGLCVVASIHDLNLASTFCDSLAIMSDGRVLMQGTPQEVLRPEPLSEAFGVQVQVQPNAYGERPAVQYRYALPGEGGEQR; encoded by the coding sequence ATGGCGATTTCGGGGAGCAATATCACCTTTCGGTATGGCCGGCGCTTTGGCATTCAACGGGCAACAATCGCTGCCAGCAATGGCCAGCTTGTTGGGCTGATCGGCGGCAATGGTTCCGGCAAAACCACACTGCTGAAACTTCTGTGCGGCATCCTTCCCCCCCAGGAAGGGAGCATTTTGCTTGATGGCCAACCGCTGCAATCCTACACCCCAACCGAACGCGCCCGCCGCATTGCTTGGGTCCCGCAAAGCTACGCCCCAGCGTTTGGCTACACCGTGGAGCAATTGGTGATGCTGGGGCGGCTTCCCCACCGCAGCCTTGCTATCGGGTTCGAGTCCCAGGCGGATATCGCCGCCACCGAGGAAGCCATTGCCTTGATGGACCTTCAATCGCTGCGCCACGAGCCGATTACTCAGCTTTCCGGCGGGGAACTTCAGCGTGCGCTGGTTGCCAAATCGCTGGCGCAGGGGTGCGGCACGCTGCTGCTGGACGAACCAAACGCCCACCTTGATATCGCCCGCCAAGTAAGCGTGATGACCACCCTTCGCCAACGCGCCACCGCTAACGGCTTGTGCGTTGTTGCTTCGATCCACGACCTCAATCTTGCCTCCACCTTTTGCGACTCCCTTGCAATTATGTCGGATGGGCGCGTTCTGATGCAAGGAACGCCCCAAGAAGTGCTCCGCCCCGAACCCCTTTCCGAAGCGTTTGGGGTCCAGGTCCAAGTGCAGCCGAACGCCTACGGCGAACGCCCTGCGGTCCAGTATCGCTATGCTCTGCCGGGGGAGGGAGGGGAACAGAGGTGA
- a CDS encoding YdcF family protein — translation MTSLRYTAQRLEPQLFDFTREANVYGFFLALPFILLFLTLACVRHLHRRGLAATAAGTSIVTLAALLAAPMIAPASQPYLFGGYLGAKAFALAGFAVWLRPLRNGVSAWRKAFFTLCLGVGIMAAVLVVVIAMVLTSPIGPQVDEVPRQQYDAGVILGAAVWSGNRPSPVLRERVNRGYDLLNDGVVQFLVVTGGSAPSELPEAEVARRALVALGVDPSRIVMEAHTNSTVEQILYIRDQLMQKQRWNTFIIVSDQFHLKRALEICAFNGIKARGVSSESPLGPQNLVLYHVRESLALILYWMFGS, via the coding sequence ATGACGAGCCTTCGCTACACCGCGCAACGCCTTGAGCCGCAGTTGTTCGATTTTACCCGTGAAGCAAACGTTTATGGTTTCTTCCTGGCATTGCCGTTTATATTGCTGTTCCTGACGTTGGCGTGCGTGCGCCATTTGCACCGGCGCGGATTGGCCGCAACGGCTGCTGGAACCTCGATCGTCACGTTGGCCGCGCTGTTGGCCGCGCCGATGATTGCCCCGGCCAGCCAGCCATATCTGTTCGGCGGATACTTGGGGGCGAAAGCGTTCGCGCTGGCGGGGTTTGCCGTGTGGTTGCGTCCGCTGCGGAATGGAGTTTCCGCTTGGCGGAAGGCGTTCTTCACGTTGTGTTTGGGCGTTGGCATCATGGCCGCAGTGCTGGTGGTGGTGATTGCGATGGTGCTGACCAGCCCAATCGGTCCACAGGTGGATGAGGTCCCACGGCAGCAGTACGATGCCGGGGTGATACTGGGCGCGGCGGTCTGGAGCGGGAACCGGCCAAGCCCGGTCCTGCGCGAACGGGTGAACCGTGGCTACGACCTGCTGAACGATGGCGTTGTGCAGTTCCTTGTGGTCACCGGGGGAAGCGCCCCAAGCGAGCTGCCGGAAGCCGAAGTTGCGCGCCGTGCGTTGGTGGCGTTGGGGGTGGATCCCTCAAGGATTGTGATGGAGGCCCACACCAACTCCACGGTGGAGCAAATCCTGTACATTCGCGACCAGCTGATGCAGAAGCAGCGGTGGAACACCTTCATTATCGTCAGCGATCAGTTCCATCTGAAACGGGCATTGGAAATCTGCGCCTTCAACGGAATCAAGGCGCGTGGCGTTTCCTCCGAATCTCCGTTGGGGCCGCAAAATTTGGTTCTGTATCACGTCCGCGAAAGCCTTGCGCTGATTCTTTACTGGATGTTTGGAAGCTGA